A stretch of the Methanofervidicoccus abyssi genome encodes the following:
- the mvk gene encoding mevalonate kinase — protein sequence MIKGAFVGTVEAPSKVILFGEHAVVEGYGAISMAVDLRTRGKIFESEKDIVINLKDLGRSLTLDIENIPKLDLKNYNSGVKYVLCAIKSIVNYLKDRGYEDFKPFKLDISSDIPISCGLGSSASVVATTIKSFLSTNAISIPKKELCKICFSVEKEVQGRASITDTATVIYNSVLKIKNSNDFEVLKGTKLYKLLKGCHFLVVHVEKRKKKTAELVKEVAEHPRKEEIFRSIGKIVDKVEEVSTWEELGCLMVKNHELLRELGVSTSKIDKVVELGSRYGYGAKLSGAGGGGIVIILTDEDRREELLKSLKELEVLDVFECKVGMKSENQKG from the coding sequence ATGATAAAAGGGGCATTTGTGGGCACAGTTGAGGCACCTTCTAAGGTTATACTCTTTGGAGAACATGCTGTAGTTGAAGGTTACGGTGCCATCTCCATGGCTGTAGATCTAAGAACCAGGGGGAAGATCTTTGAAAGTGAGAAGGATATAGTTATAAATCTTAAGGATTTAGGAAGATCTCTTACCTTGGATATAGAGAATATCCCTAAATTAGATCTAAAGAATTACAATAGTGGTGTAAAATACGTCCTCTGCGCCATTAAATCCATAGTAAATTACTTAAAAGATAGGGGGTACGAAGATTTTAAACCATTTAAGTTAGACATATCCTCCGATATCCCTATAAGTTGTGGGCTGGGATCTTCTGCTTCTGTGGTAGCTACTACGATAAAATCTTTTCTATCTACCAACGCCATCTCCATTCCAAAGAAAGAGTTATGTAAAATATGTTTTTCAGTAGAGAAAGAGGTCCAGGGAAGGGCCAGTATTACAGATACTGCAACTGTTATCTACAACAGTGTCTTGAAGATCAAAAACAGTAATGATTTCGAGGTTTTGAAAGGTACTAAACTCTACAAACTTCTTAAAGGTTGCCATTTCTTAGTGGTCCATGTCGAAAAGAGGAAGAAAAAAACCGCTGAACTTGTTAAGGAGGTTGCAGAACATCCGAGAAAGGAAGAGATCTTTAGATCCATAGGTAAAATAGTGGATAAAGTTGAGGAAGTATCCACATGGGAGGAGTTGGGATGTCTTATGGTGAAAAATCATGAACTACTGAGGGAGTTGGGAGTTTCTACCAGCAAGATAGACAAGGTTGTAGAGTTAGGTAGTAGATACGGATACGGTGCAAAACTCTCAGGTGCAGGTGGTGGGGGTATTGTTATAATATTGACAGATGAAGATAGAAGAGAAGAACTGTTGAAGTCTCTAAAAGAATTGGAGGTTTTAGATGTATTTGAGTGTAAGGTGGGCATGAAATCAGAAAATCAAAAGGGGTAA
- the selB gene encoding selenocysteine-specific translation elongation factor, which yields MVKNINVGIFGHIDHGKTTLAKILTEIPSTSSLDRLPESKRRGITIDLGFSFFKLKNYLVTLVDAPGHADLIRAVVGAAEIIDLALLVVDAKEGPKTQTGEHLLILDYFNIPTIVVINKIDIASEEEVKRTEEFMKAILSSTENLKGSKILKISAKEGIGIEVLKDTIREMLDKMEIVRNTEDYFKMPIDHAFPIKGIGTVITGTVLRGKVKVGDELKILPLNSTVKVKSIQKCKENVDEAYSGDRIGMAVQGVDSKELFRGCVLTSLDTKLKVVDSIVARIKISPLFKYPLKPRMRIHLNIGMLVIPARMIPFKKMEIDGSMENIILREIKGGEECYCVFQLEEKAVAEIGEDILITRLDLPPTTLRICGKGEIVDFRKVEELNIKRMIFKRGRIKIDKNRILVVGLANSKEEAERFIGYEVVIPEKNIKGRIKGTFGTKGYLVAEFDEEVENRDEVILRRLIRWK from the coding sequence ATGGTGAAGAATATAAACGTAGGTATATTTGGACATATAGACCATGGGAAGACAACCTTGGCAAAGATCCTAACAGAGATACCTTCAACATCTTCCTTAGATAGATTACCAGAATCTAAGAGAAGGGGCATTACCATAGATCTTGGTTTCTCCTTCTTTAAATTGAAGAATTATCTAGTTACTTTAGTAGATGCTCCTGGGCATGCAGATCTCATAAGGGCGGTAGTTGGTGCTGCCGAGATCATAGATCTAGCTCTTTTGGTAGTGGATGCTAAAGAAGGGCCAAAAACCCAAACTGGAGAACACCTCCTAATACTGGACTACTTCAACATACCTACTATAGTAGTTATAAACAAAATAGATATCGCTTCCGAGGAAGAAGTTAAAAGAACTGAAGAGTTCATGAAGGCTATACTCAGCTCAACGGAGAATTTAAAGGGAAGTAAAATTCTCAAGATATCTGCAAAGGAAGGTATTGGGATAGAGGTGTTAAAAGATACTATAAGGGAAATGCTAGATAAAATGGAAATAGTAAGGAACACTGAAGACTACTTTAAAATGCCCATAGATCATGCATTTCCAATAAAAGGTATCGGTACAGTTATCACAGGTACTGTACTTAGAGGAAAGGTGAAAGTAGGGGATGAGTTAAAGATACTACCACTGAATAGTACTGTAAAGGTTAAAAGTATTCAGAAATGTAAGGAGAATGTGGATGAAGCTTATTCAGGGGATAGGATAGGGATGGCTGTTCAGGGAGTAGATTCAAAGGAGTTGTTTAGGGGATGTGTCCTAACGTCCCTAGATACTAAGTTAAAGGTTGTAGATAGTATAGTTGCAAGGATAAAAATATCTCCTCTATTTAAGTATCCTTTGAAACCTAGGATGAGAATACATTTAAATATAGGGATGTTGGTAATACCTGCAAGGATGATACCTTTTAAGAAGATGGAAATAGATGGAAGTATGGAAAACATCATCTTAAGAGAGATTAAAGGAGGAGAGGAGTGCTACTGTGTATTTCAATTGGAGGAAAAGGCTGTAGCAGAGATAGGAGAGGATATACTTATAACCAGGCTGGATCTACCACCTACAACCTTAAGGATATGTGGTAAAGGTGAGATAGTAGATTTTAGAAAAGTTGAGGAGTTGAATATTAAAAGAATGATCTTCAAGAGAGGTAGGATTAAGATAGATAAAAATAGAATACTTGTCGTAGGTTTGGCTAACTCTAAGGAAGAAGCTGAGAGATTCATTGGATATGAAGTAGTAATCCCTGAAAAAAATATTAAGGGAAGAATAAAAGGAACCTTTGGAACCAAGGGATACTTAGTGGCAGAATTTGATGAGGAGGTGGAAAATAGGGATGAAGTTATCCTAAGGAGGTTGATAAGGTGGAAATGA
- a CDS encoding HisA/HisF family protein, which produces MEIIPVLDIMSGIAVCGRGGDRKNYRPLKTVLCNSSDPLEVARRYRREGAEKIYIADLDAITKKGNNFCIIKSIEGYKILDGGITSKLELENLRSLNICDKVVVGTETLRDLDLLNEDIILSLDFKNGELLSPINYTLEEILDRLNSSIPLIILDISSVGTQRGINWNLVEEVMKKVENPIYVGGGVRDEKDLKRCYDMGIQGVLIGTGIHRGTLNLREIIERYRD; this is translated from the coding sequence ATGGAGATTATCCCAGTATTGGATATAATGAGTGGTATAGCAGTTTGTGGTAGAGGTGGAGATAGGAAAAACTACAGGCCCTTAAAAACAGTTTTATGCAACTCATCAGACCCTCTGGAGGTGGCAAGAAGATACAGAAGGGAAGGGGCAGAAAAGATATATATTGCAGACTTAGATGCTATAACGAAGAAGGGCAACAACTTCTGTATAATAAAGAGTATAGAGGGATACAAAATTTTAGATGGGGGTATTACCTCGAAGTTGGAACTGGAAAATCTTAGATCTTTAAATATATGTGATAAGGTCGTTGTAGGAACAGAAACCTTAAGAGATTTAGATCTGTTAAATGAAGACATAATACTTAGTTTAGACTTTAAGAATGGCGAGTTGTTAAGTCCCATAAACTATACCTTAGAAGAGATCTTAGATAGATTAAATAGCTCTATACCTTTAATAATACTGGATATATCTTCTGTAGGTACCCAAAGAGGTATAAATTGGAATCTGGTGGAAGAAGTTATGAAGAAGGTGGAAAATCCTATATACGTTGGTGGTGGGGTAAGAGATGAGAAAGATCTTAAAAGATGCTACGATATGGGTATTCAGGGCGTACTTATAGGCACTGGGATACACAGGGGCACTTTAAATCTAAGGGAGATAATTGAGAGATATAGGGATTAA
- the comE gene encoding sulfopyruvate decarboxylase subunit beta, with the protein MLLRRIDAIRILMEYIRDEIVVCNIGFPSRELYHIKDRPENFYMLGSMGLCSSIGLGLALSLNKKVIAIEGDGSLLMNLGALSTIGYTQPNNFMLYIIDNSAYGSTGNQKTHTVNTSLCGIARACGIDAVEVSQEENLRRIIEEALNDNKTKVIVVKVEPYNEKVENVPLHPMYIKFRFMESIKRHRKS; encoded by the coding sequence ATGTTGCTAAGAAGAATAGATGCAATAAGGATACTTATGGAATATATAAGAGATGAAATAGTAGTCTGTAATATAGGATTTCCCAGTAGGGAGTTATACCATATAAAAGATAGACCGGAGAACTTCTACATGTTAGGATCTATGGGTCTCTGTTCTTCTATAGGCTTAGGTTTAGCTCTATCCCTGAATAAGAAGGTAATAGCTATAGAAGGGGATGGATCTCTACTTATGAACTTAGGTGCCTTATCTACCATAGGCTATACACAGCCAAATAACTTTATGCTCTATATTATAGATAACTCAGCCTATGGTTCTACAGGTAATCAAAAAACACATACAGTAAATACCAGTCTATGTGGAATAGCAAGGGCCTGTGGAATAGATGCTGTGGAGGTATCCCAGGAAGAAAATCTAAGAAGAATAATAGAAGAAGCTCTCAATGATAACAAAACTAAGGTTATAGTAGTTAAGGTGGAACCCTACAACGAGAAGGTTGAGAACGTCCCCCTACATCCTATGTATATAAAATTCAGATTTATGGAGAGTATTAAACGCCATAGAAAAAGCTAA
- the hisD gene encoding histidinol dehydrogenase, translated as MIVKGIKELTEEEKYSIINRNKMNLEEIIPTVKEILDNVKNRGDEALREYTKKFDRVDIEDFKVYKEEIEEAYEKVDYKVVSAIERAYENIKRFHEIQLESIKEWEIEKDGIKTGQIVRPVRSAGCYVPGGRAFYPSTVLMTVVPAKVAGVKRVVVVSPPYGKGINPVTLVASHIAGADEIYKVGGAQAIGALAYGTETIPKVDIIVGPGNIYVTCAKMLVSGSEVKIDFPAGPSEVLIICDEEAKDEYVAMDLLAQGEHDPNSSCILLTTSREKAISIKNKILELMKNTERRNILERSLKNMAILYGDITECIEFSNEYAPEHLEIITENPREILKYIENAGSVFLGEYTPVPVGDYATGTNHVLPTGGCSRIYSGLSVDYFLKKISIQELSKEGLECISETVITLAEIEGLHNHAKTVKIRLQDKIDL; from the coding sequence ATGATAGTTAAGGGAATTAAGGAATTAACAGAAGAGGAAAAATACAGTATAATAAATAGAAATAAGATGAACCTAGAGGAAATAATACCAACAGTTAAGGAGATACTTGACAACGTTAAAAATAGGGGGGATGAAGCTTTAAGGGAATACACTAAGAAGTTTGATAGAGTAGATATTGAGGACTTTAAGGTTTATAAAGAAGAGATAGAAGAGGCGTACGAGAAAGTAGATTATAAGGTTGTATCTGCCATAGAGAGGGCGTACGAAAATATAAAGAGGTTCCACGAGATACAGTTAGAAAGCATTAAAGAATGGGAGATTGAAAAAGATGGAATAAAAACTGGACAGATAGTAAGGCCTGTAAGGAGTGCAGGGTGTTATGTACCTGGAGGAAGGGCGTTTTATCCTTCTACTGTACTTATGACTGTTGTACCTGCCAAAGTAGCAGGAGTTAAAAGGGTAGTGGTTGTATCTCCACCTTATGGAAAGGGGATAAACCCTGTTACTCTAGTGGCTTCCCATATTGCAGGGGCAGATGAGATATATAAAGTAGGAGGTGCCCAGGCTATAGGGGCCTTAGCCTACGGTACTGAAACAATACCTAAAGTGGATATAATAGTTGGACCTGGAAATATATATGTAACATGTGCAAAGATGTTGGTAAGTGGTAGTGAGGTGAAGATAGACTTCCCTGCAGGACCTTCTGAGGTGTTGATAATATGCGATGAAGAGGCAAAAGATGAGTATGTCGCTATGGATCTCCTAGCCCAGGGAGAGCACGATCCCAACTCCTCCTGTATATTACTTACCACTTCCAGGGAGAAGGCTATTTCTATAAAGAATAAGATTTTAGAGTTGATGAAGAATACAGAACGTAGGAATATCTTAGAGAGATCCCTTAAAAATATGGCTATACTCTACGGAGATATTACGGAGTGTATTGAATTCTCCAACGAGTACGCTCCTGAACATTTAGAGATCATCACTGAAAATCCCAGAGAGATTCTCAAATATATCGAGAATGCAGGGAGTGTATTCCTTGGGGAGTACACACCAGTACCTGTTGGGGACTATGCTACTGGAACAAACCACGTCCTACCAACTGGAGGTTGCTCAAGGATATACTCAGGTTTAAGTGTAGATTACTTTTTAAAGAAGATTTCAATACAGGAACTTAGTAAAGAAGGATTGGAATGTATATCTGAGACTGTTATAACCCTTGCAGAGATCGAGGGACTACACAATCATGCCAAAACTGTTAAGATAAGACTACAAGATAAGATAGATTTATGA
- the cgi121 gene encoding KEOPS complex subunit Cgi121 has translation MDSSKDSDSIYTNGVRRYHSDRTRIVITMIVVGVRDCVIKEDIFKLDLPFQILNGEVIATEKHILHVINQVKSKEPITNSFWMEILVRASAQRQISTAIEMIGVKTGEGRNICIVCQDESTLREILKHTGGRIDNSVLDLSPEKLEKIRKIYNIKEEYFKNEEDIIKRVCEKISVMEIIK, from the coding sequence ATGGATTCATCAAAGGACAGCGATTCTATATATACTAATGGGGTTAGAAGATACCACTCTGATAGAACTAGGATTGTGATAACTATGATAGTCGTAGGTGTGAGGGACTGTGTTATAAAGGAAGATATATTTAAATTGGATCTCCCCTTTCAAATATTAAACGGAGAAGTTATAGCAACAGAAAAACACATTCTACATGTTATAAATCAGGTGAAGTCTAAAGAACCTATTACAAACAGTTTCTGGATGGAGATCCTTGTAAGGGCTTCTGCACAGAGACAGATATCTACCGCCATAGAGATGATAGGAGTGAAAACTGGAGAGGGAAGAAATATCTGCATAGTATGTCAAGATGAAAGTACATTGAGGGAGATATTAAAACATACAGGTGGAAGGATAGATAACTCTGTATTGGACCTAAGCCCTGAAAAGTTGGAGAAGATTAGAAAAATATACAACATTAAAGAAGAGTACTTCAAAAATGAGGAAGATATTATTAAAAGAGTTTGTGAGAAGATAAGTGTTATGGAGATAATAAAGTGA
- a CDS encoding endonuclease dU, whose product MVHIKDEIGVLGIDDGPFNKGSKIVILIGTYFRGNKILDGVYFKRIKKDGMDSTEKIVEIVKGKHRKKINVIFLDGITFGGFNIADIHEIYEKTNIPVVAIMNNLPDYGKIEKVLMKYFKDYEDRISILRSMPKPERFEDIYVQYVGIERETLELIIKKTRLRSKVPECLRVSHIIGRGFLHL is encoded by the coding sequence ATGGTGCATATTAAGGACGAAATAGGAGTGTTAGGAATAGATGATGGACCTTTCAACAAGGGAAGTAAAATAGTAATTCTGATAGGTACTTACTTCAGAGGCAATAAGATATTAGATGGCGTTTATTTTAAAAGGATTAAAAAGGACGGTATGGATTCTACGGAAAAGATTGTTGAAATTGTAAAAGGAAAACATAGGAAAAAGATAAATGTAATTTTTTTAGATGGTATAACTTTTGGAGGTTTTAACATTGCTGACATTCATGAGATATACGAGAAAACTAACATCCCAGTAGTCGCCATAATGAACAACCTACCAGACTATGGGAAGATAGAGAAAGTTTTAATGAAATACTTTAAGGACTACGAAGACAGAATATCTATATTAAGATCTATGCCAAAACCTGAGAGATTTGAAGATATATATGTCCAGTATGTAGGAATAGAGAGAGAAACCCTGGAATTGATTATTAAAAAGACTAGATTGAGAAGTAAGGTTCCCGAGTGTTTAAGGGTTTCTCATATCATAGGAAGGGGATTTCTCCACCTCTAA
- a CDS encoding MBL fold metallo-hydrolase: protein MRVYKIEGKGYECNKYLIVGRKNILVDPGMPEGFFPTLEKIENIVKDIDFIINTHCHYDHTGGDYLYQEYFHVPVIIHNEEVEVLKRGSDITLSSLFNSKMIPPKEVIPLEEVLDELKRCNIEVVETPGHTKGSISLICGNYMITGDTLFAYSVGRWDFPTGNLEELKSSILKLHRIIQEKGISKILPGHGEDAHTHNLDVKSLLLRLEF, encoded by the coding sequence ATGAGAGTATATAAAATAGAGGGAAAAGGATACGAGTGCAACAAGTATCTTATAGTAGGTAGAAAAAATATCCTTGTGGATCCCGGAATGCCAGAAGGCTTTTTTCCTACTTTGGAGAAAATAGAAAATATCGTAAAGGATATAGACTTTATAATAAATACGCATTGTCATTATGATCATACAGGAGGGGACTACCTCTACCAGGAATACTTCCATGTGCCAGTTATAATTCACAACGAAGAGGTAGAGGTATTAAAGAGAGGTAGTGATATTACACTCTCTTCGCTCTTTAACAGTAAGATGATCCCACCAAAGGAGGTGATACCTTTAGAGGAAGTATTAGATGAGTTAAAAAGATGTAATATTGAAGTTGTAGAAACTCCTGGGCATACAAAGGGTAGTATCTCTCTAATATGTGGTAACTATATGATAACGGGAGATACTCTATTTGCCTATAGTGTAGGTAGATGGGATTTTCCCACTGGAAACTTAGAGGAGTTAAAATCTTCAATCTTAAAACTCCACAGAATAATTCAAGAGAAAGGTATATCTAAGATACTACCTGGACACGGAGAAGATGCTCATACTCACAACTTAGATGTAAAATCCCTACTACTAAGATTGGAATTTTAG
- a CDS encoding tyrosine--tRNA ligase: MVDKGDIIEKIAKNTVEIVTVEELKKILEKQDKKAYIGFEPSGRIHLGHYLQIKKMIDLQNAGFEIVILLADLHAYLNQKGSMEKIHQLAEENIRVFKAMGLSTAKYIYGSEFQLERDYTLDVHRIALKTTLKRARRSMELIAREEENPKVAEVIYPLMQVNDIKHLKVDVAVGGMEQRKIHMLAREVLPSVGWKSPVCIHNPVLTGLDGKGKMSSSKNNFIAVDDDPDTIRSKIKKAYCPIGVVEGNPILEMAKYFLEYPLTVERPEKFGGNIYVENYNMLEKLYREKDIHPMDLKNTVAEKIIEILTPIREKVE, encoded by the coding sequence ATGGTAGATAAAGGAGATATAATAGAAAAAATAGCAAAAAACACTGTCGAGATAGTAACTGTTGAAGAGTTGAAAAAAATCTTAGAGAAACAAGATAAAAAAGCCTATATCGGATTTGAACCCAGTGGTAGAATACACCTGGGCCACTATCTACAGATTAAGAAGATGATAGATCTACAGAATGCAGGTTTTGAGATAGTAATCTTACTGGCTGATCTCCATGCCTACCTTAATCAGAAAGGTAGTATGGAGAAGATACACCAGTTGGCAGAAGAAAACATAAGAGTATTTAAGGCTATGGGATTATCTACTGCAAAGTATATCTACGGTAGTGAGTTTCAGTTAGAGAGAGATTACACATTAGACGTCCATAGAATAGCTCTAAAAACTACCTTAAAAAGGGCTAGGAGGAGTATGGAGTTGATAGCAAGGGAAGAAGAGAATCCCAAGGTTGCAGAAGTGATATATCCGTTAATGCAGGTAAACGACATAAAACACTTAAAGGTAGATGTGGCAGTTGGTGGTATGGAACAGAGAAAGATTCATATGTTAGCAAGGGAAGTACTACCATCCGTAGGGTGGAAGTCTCCAGTTTGTATTCACAACCCTGTACTCACAGGTTTAGATGGAAAGGGAAAAATGTCTTCCTCTAAGAATAACTTTATAGCAGTAGATGACGACCCAGATACTATTAGATCCAAAATAAAGAAGGCTTACTGTCCTATAGGTGTTGTAGAAGGGAATCCTATATTAGAGATGGCAAAATACTTCTTAGAGTATCCACTAACTGTGGAAAGACCTGAAAAATTTGGAGGAAATATTTACGTTGAAAACTATAATATGTTGGAGAAGTTATATAGGGAGAAAGATATTCACCCGATGGATCTAAAGAACACTGTTGCAGAAAAGATTATTGAGATACTTACTCCCATCAGGGAAAAGGTGGAATAA
- a CDS encoding formate--phosphoribosylaminoimidazolecarboxamide ligase codes for MVISKGEILEIFDEYNRDEITIATLGSHTSLHILKGAKLEGFSTVVITTKDRDIPYKRFKVADKFVYVDRFSDISKDEIQETLREMNTIVIPHGSFIAYCGLDKVEEEFQVPIFGNRKILRWESQRDLEGKLLRESGLRIPRKYNSPEEIDTPVIVKFPGARGGRGYFICTSEEEFRRKINTLKEKGVISQQDVENVHIEEYVVGTNFCLHYFYSPLKDTVELMGIDRRYESNIDGLVRIPARDQLELDIEPSYVITGNIPVVIRESLLPQVFEMGDRLVAKSKEIVPPGMIGPFCLQTLCNENLELIVFEMSARIDGGTNSFMNGSPYSFLYHGEPLSMGQRIAREIRLALEMDMIDRVIS; via the coding sequence ATGGTAATCTCTAAAGGGGAGATCTTGGAAATATTCGACGAATACAACAGAGATGAGATCACTATAGCCACTTTGGGGAGTCATACTTCCCTCCATATACTTAAAGGTGCTAAGTTGGAAGGTTTCTCCACTGTAGTAATTACCACTAAAGACAGGGATATTCCCTATAAGAGATTCAAGGTAGCAGATAAGTTTGTGTATGTAGACAGGTTTTCAGATATTTCTAAGGACGAAATACAGGAGACGTTAAGAGAGATGAATACTATAGTAATACCTCATGGTTCCTTTATCGCATACTGTGGACTGGATAAGGTGGAGGAGGAGTTTCAGGTACCTATCTTTGGGAATAGAAAGATACTTAGATGGGAATCTCAGAGAGATCTCGAGGGGAAACTCCTAAGGGAGAGTGGTTTAAGGATTCCAAGAAAATACAACAGTCCAGAGGAGATAGATACCCCAGTGATAGTTAAATTCCCAGGGGCAAGAGGTGGAAGGGGATACTTCATCTGCACATCTGAGGAGGAGTTTAGGAGAAAGATAAATACACTAAAAGAGAAGGGAGTAATTTCTCAGCAAGATGTGGAGAATGTTCATATAGAAGAGTACGTTGTTGGGACGAACTTCTGTCTTCACTACTTCTATTCCCCCCTTAAAGATACAGTGGAACTTATGGGTATAGATCGTAGGTATGAGAGCAATATTGACGGGTTAGTTAGGATCCCAGCAAGGGATCAGTTGGAATTGGATATAGAACCTTCCTATGTAATTACAGGTAATATCCCAGTGGTTATTAGGGAGAGTCTTCTTCCTCAAGTCTTTGAAATGGGAGATAGATTGGTAGCAAAATCAAAGGAGATAGTACCTCCAGGTATGATAGGGCCCTTCTGTCTCCAGACACTGTGTAATGAAAACTTGGAATTAATAGTATTTGAGATGAGTGCAAGAATAGACGGGGGAACAAACTCATTTATGAATGGAAGTCCTTACTCTTTCCTCTACCATGGAGAGCCCCTAAGTATGGGCCAGAGGATAGCAAGGGAGATAAGGTTGGCTTTGGAGATGGATATGATAGATAGAGTGATATCTTAA
- a CDS encoding mechanosensitive ion channel family protein — protein MDILNTLIFKNTLYQYISFSLFVILGILLMKLYRYVIKRFLRDLVNKSRIKFDDILLDAAEFPGMIFILAASIYLGLKFLTLPDNLHTILDNSIKVVIILCSTWFALNLLDDIVEYYIQPIVEASETKFDDQLISPLRKLLKILIVILGILTALKTIGYDITALLAGLGIGGLAVALAAQDTIKNFIAGILIFVDKPFKIKDWIKFEGGEGIVEDIGVRSTKIRTFDDSLIVVPNTNLVNVNIENFSEMRKRRVLVYIGLTYDTPVEKIKKAKEIIREIIENHPGTLPPIRITFYRFNTYSLDIRVEYFVRNFGFDYYLNTIDEINFKIKEAFDRESIEMAFPTETIYIRRD, from the coding sequence ATGGATATCCTAAATACGTTGATATTTAAAAATACACTCTACCAGTATATATCGTTTTCACTCTTTGTTATCCTTGGAATCCTGTTAATGAAGTTATACAGGTATGTTATTAAGAGATTTTTAAGGGATCTAGTAAATAAATCCAGGATAAAATTTGATGACATTCTCTTAGATGCCGCTGAATTTCCTGGAATGATATTTATACTTGCAGCATCTATATACCTTGGACTTAAGTTTTTAACACTTCCAGACAATCTACACACCATCTTAGACAACTCTATTAAAGTTGTTATTATCCTATGTTCCACATGGTTTGCACTGAATCTCTTAGATGATATAGTGGAATACTACATCCAGCCCATAGTAGAAGCCTCAGAGACTAAATTTGACGATCAACTAATATCTCCACTTAGGAAATTGTTAAAGATACTTATAGTGATACTTGGAATACTTACAGCATTAAAGACGATAGGTTATGACATAACAGCACTTCTTGCAGGTTTAGGTATTGGTGGTTTGGCAGTTGCATTGGCAGCCCAAGATACTATTAAAAACTTTATCGCAGGTATTCTTATATTTGTAGATAAACCCTTCAAGATAAAGGATTGGATAAAGTTTGAAGGTGGAGAGGGAATAGTTGAAGATATAGGAGTAAGGAGTACAAAAATAAGGACCTTTGACGATTCCCTAATAGTAGTGCCAAATACTAACCTTGTAAATGTAAATATTGAAAACTTCTCCGAGATGAGGAAGAGGAGGGTACTTGTATATATTGGATTGACCTACGATACACCAGTGGAAAAGATAAAGAAGGCAAAGGAGATCATCAGAGAGATAATAGAAAATCATCCTGGTACATTACCTCCTATAAGGATAACCTTTTACAGGTTCAACACATACTCCCTGGATATCAGGGTGGAGTATTTCGTAAGAAACTTTGGATTTGACTACTACCTCAACACCATAGATGAGATAAACTTTAAAATCAAGGAGGCGTTTGACAGAGAAAGTATAGAGATGGCATTCCCAACAGAGACTATCTACATCAGGAGAGATTAA